The Salmonella enterica subsp. houtenae serovar Houten genome has a segment encoding these proteins:
- the pup gene encoding purine nucleoside phosphorylase encodes MATPHINAEMGDFADVVLMPGDPLRAKHIAETFLEDVREVNNVRGMLGFTGTYKGRKISVMGHGMGIPSCSIYTKELITDFGVKKIIRVGSCGAVRMDVKLRDVVIGMGACTDSKVNRIRFKDHDFAAIADFGMVRNAVDAAKALGVDARVGNLFSADLFYSPEGDMFDVMEKYGILGVEMEAAGIYGVAAEFGAKALTICTVSDHIRTHEQTTAAERQTTFDDMIKIALESVLLGDKE; translated from the coding sequence ATGGCTACCCCACATATTAATGCAGAAATGGGCGATTTCGCTGACGTCGTTTTGATGCCGGGCGACCCGCTGCGTGCGAAACATATTGCTGAAACTTTCCTTGAAGACGTGCGTGAAGTGAACAATGTGCGCGGTATGTTAGGTTTTACCGGCACTTACAAAGGCCGTAAGATTTCAGTGATGGGTCACGGTATGGGCATTCCGTCCTGCTCCATCTACACCAAAGAGTTAATCACCGATTTCGGCGTGAAGAAAATTATTCGTGTTGGCTCCTGCGGCGCCGTACGTATGGACGTTAAACTGCGCGACGTAGTGATCGGGATGGGGGCTTGCACCGACTCCAAAGTTAACCGTATTCGTTTTAAAGATCACGATTTCGCGGCGATTGCTGATTTCGGCATGGTTCGTAACGCGGTAGACGCAGCGAAAGCGCTGGGCGTTGACGCGCGCGTCGGTAATCTGTTCTCTGCCGATTTGTTCTACTCGCCGGAAGGCGATATGTTCGACGTGATGGAAAAATACGGCATTCTGGGCGTGGAAATGGAAGCGGCAGGTATCTACGGCGTCGCGGCTGAGTTCGGGGCGAAAGCGCTGACCATCTGCACCGTGTCCGACCATATCCGTACTCATGAGCAGACCACGGCCGCTGAACGTCAGACCACCTTCGACGACATGATCAAAATCGCGCTGGAATCTGTACTGCTGGGCGATAAAGAGTAA
- the thyR gene encoding phosphopentomutase, with the protein MKRAFIMVLDSFGIGATEDADRFGDVGSDTLGHIAEACAKGEADNGRKGPLNLPNLTRLGLVKAHEGSTGKIAAGMDGNADVIGAYAWAHELSSGKDTPSGHWEIAGVPVLFDWGYFSDHENSFPQELLDKLVKRANLPGYLGNCHSSGTVILDKLGEEHMKTGKPIFYTSADSVFQIACHEETFGLDKLYELCEIAREELTEGGYNIGRVIARPFIGDKAGNFQRTGNRHDLAVEPPAPTVLQKLVDEKQGHVVSVGKIADIYANCGITKKVKATGLDALFDATIKEMKDAGDKTIVFTNFVDFDSSWGHRRDVAGYAAGLELFDRRLPELMELVGEDDILILTADHGCDPTWTGTDHTREHIPVLIYGPKVKPGSLGHRETFADIGQTLAKYFGTSDMEYGKAMF; encoded by the coding sequence ATGAAACGTGCATTTATTATGGTGCTGGACTCATTCGGCATCGGCGCTACTGAAGACGCGGATCGCTTTGGCGACGTAGGTTCCGACACGCTGGGCCATATCGCAGAAGCTTGCGCCAAAGGCGAAGCTGACAATGGCCGTAAGGGCCCGCTGAATCTGCCTAACCTGACTCGTCTGGGTCTGGTGAAAGCGCATGAAGGCTCTACCGGCAAAATTGCCGCCGGTATGGATGGCAACGCGGACGTCATTGGCGCATACGCATGGGCGCACGAACTGTCTTCCGGCAAAGATACGCCGTCTGGTCACTGGGAAATCGCTGGCGTGCCGGTGCTGTTCGACTGGGGCTATTTCAGCGATCACGAAAACAGCTTTCCGCAGGAACTGCTGGATAAGCTGGTGAAACGCGCCAACCTGCCTGGCTATCTCGGTAACTGCCACTCTTCCGGTACCGTTATTCTGGACAAGCTTGGCGAAGAGCACATGAAAACCGGCAAGCCGATTTTCTATACCTCCGCCGACTCCGTGTTCCAGATTGCCTGCCACGAAGAGACCTTTGGTCTGGATAAACTCTACGAGCTGTGTGAAATCGCCCGTGAAGAGCTGACCGAAGGCGGTTACAACATTGGCCGCGTGATCGCGCGTCCGTTTATTGGCGACAAAGCCGGTAACTTCCAGCGTACCGGCAACCGTCACGATCTGGCCGTTGAGCCGCCAGCGCCGACCGTATTACAGAAACTGGTCGATGAAAAACAGGGCCATGTGGTTTCCGTGGGTAAGATTGCCGATATCTACGCTAACTGCGGTATCACCAAAAAAGTGAAAGCGACCGGTCTGGACGCGCTGTTCGACGCCACTATCAAAGAGATGAAAGACGCGGGCGATAAAACTATCGTCTTCACTAACTTCGTTGACTTCGACTCCTCCTGGGGGCACCGTCGCGATGTCGCGGGCTATGCGGCGGGTCTGGAACTGTTCGACCGCCGCCTGCCGGAACTGATGGAACTGGTGGGGGAAGACGACATTCTGATCCTGACTGCTGACCACGGCTGTGACCCGACCTGGACAGGGACTGACCATACCCGCGAACACATTCCGGTGCTGATCTACGGCCCGAAAGTGAAACCGGGTTCGCTGGGCCACCGCGAAACCTTCGCGGATATCGGCCAGACGCTGGCGAAATACTTTGGTACCTCCGATATGGAATATGGCAAAGCTATGTTCTGA
- the deoA gene encoding thymidine phosphorylase: MFLAQEIIRKKRDGHALSDEEIRFFINGIRDNTISEGQIAALAMTIFFHDMTMPERVSLTMAMRDSGTVLDWKSLNLNGPIVDKHSTGGVGDVTSLMLGPMVAACGGYVPMISGRGLGHTGGTLDKLEAIPGFDIFPDDNRFREIIQDVGVAIIGQTSSLAPADKRFYATRDITATVDSIPLITGSILAKKLAEGLDALVMDVKVGSGAFMPTYELSEALAEAIVGVANGAGVRTTALLTDMNQVLASSAGNAVEVREAVQFLTGEYRNPRLFDVTMALCVEMLISGQLAEDDAQARAKLQAVLDNGKAAEIFGRMVAAQKGPVDFVENYDKYLPAAMLSKAVYADTEGFVSAMDTRALGMAVVSMGGGRRQASDAIDYSVGFTDMARLGDSIDGQRPLAVIHAKDEASWQEAARAVKAAIILDDKAPVSTPSVYRRITE, from the coding sequence GTGTTTCTCGCACAAGAAATAATTCGTAAAAAACGTGACGGTCATGCGCTGAGCGATGAAGAAATTCGCTTCTTTATCAATGGTATTCGTGATAACACCATCTCGGAAGGGCAAATAGCCGCCCTGGCGATGACCATTTTCTTCCACGATATGACCATGCCGGAACGCGTTTCGCTGACCATGGCGATGCGGGATTCAGGTACCGTTCTCGACTGGAAAAGCCTGAATCTCAATGGCCCGATTGTCGATAAGCACTCGACCGGCGGCGTGGGGGACGTGACGTCTCTGATGCTGGGGCCAATGGTAGCGGCCTGCGGCGGTTATGTGCCGATGATCTCCGGTCGCGGCCTCGGACACACTGGCGGTACGCTCGATAAACTGGAAGCGATTCCGGGCTTCGATATCTTCCCGGACGACAACCGTTTCCGCGAGATTATTCAAGACGTGGGTGTGGCGATTATTGGGCAAACCAGCTCGCTTGCACCAGCGGACAAACGTTTTTACGCCACCCGCGATATTACTGCGACGGTGGATTCTATCCCGCTGATTACCGGTTCCATTCTCGCCAAAAAACTGGCCGAAGGGCTGGACGCGCTGGTGATGGACGTAAAAGTCGGCAGCGGCGCGTTTATGCCGACCTATGAACTCTCTGAAGCGCTGGCTGAAGCGATCGTCGGCGTGGCGAACGGCGCGGGTGTCCGCACCACGGCGTTGTTAACCGATATGAACCAGGTGCTGGCCTCCAGCGCCGGTAACGCGGTAGAAGTGCGCGAAGCGGTGCAGTTTCTGACTGGCGAGTATCGCAATCCGCGCTTGTTTGACGTCACCATGGCGCTGTGCGTCGAAATGCTGATCTCCGGTCAGCTTGCTGAAGATGATGCGCAAGCGCGGGCGAAATTGCAGGCGGTGCTGGATAACGGCAAAGCGGCAGAGATTTTTGGCCGCATGGTGGCAGCGCAGAAAGGCCCGGTCGATTTCGTTGAGAACTATGATAAATACCTGCCGGCCGCTATGTTGAGCAAAGCGGTATATGCTGATACCGAAGGGTTTGTCAGCGCGATGGATACGCGAGCGCTGGGTATGGCGGTGGTCTCGATGGGCGGCGGTCGTCGCCAGGCCTCAGACGCCATTGACTACAGCGTTGGCTTTACCGATATGGCGCGTCTGGGCGATAGCATTGATGGACAGCGACCGCTGGCGGTGATTCATGCCAAAGACGAAGCAAGCTGGCAGGAAGCGGCGAGGGCCGTTAAAGCGGCAATTATCCTTGACGATAAAGCGCCAGTAAGCACACCTTCGGTCTATCGTCGAATTACTGAATAG
- the deoC gene encoding Deoxyribose-phosphate aldolase yields MTDLKASSLRALKLMDLTTLNDDDTNEKVIALCHQAKTPVGNTAAICIYPRFIPIARKTLKEQGTPEIRIATVTNFPHGNDDIDIALAETRAAIAYGADEVDVVFPYRALMAGNEQIGFDLVKACKDACAAANVLLKVIIETGELKEEALIRKASEISIKAGADFIKTSTGKVPVNATPESARIMMEVIRDMGVEKTVGFKPAGGVRTAEDAQKFLAIADELFGADWADSRHYRFGASSLLASLLKALGHGDGKSASSY; encoded by the coding sequence ATGACTGATTTAAAAGCAAGCAGCCTGCGTGCGCTCAAACTGATGGATCTGACCACGCTGAACGATGACGACACCAATGAAAAAGTGATCGCTCTGTGCCATCAGGCAAAAACCCCGGTTGGAAATACGGCGGCGATTTGTATTTACCCGCGTTTCATCCCAATTGCGCGTAAAACTCTCAAAGAGCAAGGTACGCCGGAAATCCGCATTGCCACGGTGACTAACTTCCCGCATGGCAATGATGACATCGATATTGCGCTGGCGGAAACCCGCGCGGCGATTGCCTACGGCGCTGACGAAGTTGATGTCGTTTTCCCGTACCGCGCGTTGATGGCGGGTAATGAGCAGATTGGTTTTGATCTGGTGAAAGCCTGTAAAGACGCGTGCGCCGCGGCGAACGTGTTGCTTAAAGTGATCATCGAAACCGGCGAGCTGAAAGAAGAGGCGCTGATTCGTAAAGCCTCTGAAATTTCTATTAAAGCGGGCGCAGACTTTATCAAAACCTCTACCGGTAAAGTACCGGTAAACGCCACCCCGGAAAGCGCGCGTATCATGATGGAAGTGATCCGCGATATGGGCGTGGAAAAAACCGTAGGCTTTAAACCGGCAGGCGGCGTACGTACCGCGGAAGACGCGCAGAAATTCCTTGCTATCGCCGATGAACTGTTTGGCGCTGACTGGGCAGACTCTCGTCACTACCGCTTTGGCGCCTCCAGCCTGTTGGCAAGCCTGCTGAAAGCGCTGGGTCACGGCGACGGTAAGAGCGCCAGCAGCTATTAA
- a CDS encoding putative PFL-like glycyl radical enzyme has translation MPASCETALQQRCQQIVTSPVLTPEQKRHFLALEAENALPYPALPEDARRALDEGVICDMFEGHAPFKPRYVLPDYARFLANGSQWLELEGAKDLDDALSLLTILYHHVPSVTSMPVYLGQLDTLLQLYVRILTQDEIDIRIKRFWRYLDRTLPDAFMHANIGPADTSITRAILRADAELKQVAPNLTFIYDGDVTPDDLLLEVAKNICECSKPHISNGPVNDKIFTKGHYGIVSCYNSLPLAGGGSTLVRLNLKAVAERSTSVDDFFSRTLPHYSRQQIAIINSRCEFLYEKSHFFENSFLVQEGLIDPERFAPMFGIYGLAEAVNLLCENAGLDARYGKNETANDLGYRISAWLADFVENTPVKYGWKQRALLHAQSGISSDIGTTPGARLPYGDEPDPITHLQTVAPHHAFYHAGISDILTLDETIKRNPQALVQLCLGAFKVGMREFTANVSGNDLVRVTGYMVRLSDLAKFRAEGSRTNTTWLGEDAARNTRILERQPRVVSHEQQMRFSQ, from the coding sequence ATGCCTGCCTCATGCGAAACTGCGCTCCAGCAGCGTTGCCAGCAAATTGTGACCAGTCCGGTACTCACGCCTGAACAAAAACGCCATTTTCTGGCGCTGGAAGCCGAAAATGCCCTGCCTTATCCCGCCTTGCCGGAAGATGCCCGCCGGGCGCTGGATGAGGGAGTCATTTGCGATATGTTTGAGGGCCATGCGCCCTTTAAACCGCGCTACGTGTTGCCCGATTACGCCCGGTTCCTGGCTAACGGTTCACAGTGGCTGGAACTGGAAGGCGCGAAAGATCTGGATGACGCGTTATCCCTACTCACCATTCTGTATCATCACGTTCCTTCCGTGACGTCCATGCCGGTTTATCTCGGTCAGCTTGATACGTTGCTGCAACTATATGTTAGAATTCTAACACAAGATGAGATCGATATTCGAATAAAACGTTTCTGGCGTTACCTCGACAGAACGCTGCCAGACGCCTTTATGCATGCCAATATTGGCCCTGCCGATACGTCCATTACACGGGCGATTTTGCGCGCTGATGCCGAACTAAAGCAGGTGGCGCCTAACCTGACGTTTATCTATGATGGGGACGTCACGCCGGACGATCTGCTGCTGGAGGTCGCCAAAAACATTTGCGAATGCAGTAAGCCCCATATTTCTAACGGCCCTGTAAATGATAAAATTTTCACAAAAGGCCATTATGGCATCGTCAGTTGTTATAACTCGCTACCGCTTGCCGGCGGCGGCAGTACGCTGGTACGTCTCAATCTAAAAGCCGTGGCAGAACGCAGTACGTCTGTCGATGACTTCTTTTCACGCACGCTACCGCACTACTCCCGACAGCAGATCGCCATCATTAATTCACGATGTGAATTCCTCTATGAAAAGTCACATTTCTTTGAGAATAGCTTTCTTGTACAGGAAGGTCTGATCGATCCCGAACGTTTTGCGCCGATGTTCGGCATATACGGACTGGCGGAGGCCGTGAACCTGTTGTGTGAAAACGCAGGCCTGGATGCCCGGTACGGCAAAAATGAAACCGCGAACGATCTGGGCTACCGCATTAGCGCCTGGCTTGCGGATTTCGTCGAAAATACGCCGGTGAAGTATGGCTGGAAGCAACGGGCGCTGCTCCATGCCCAGTCAGGCATCAGTTCCGATATCGGTACTACGCCGGGGGCGCGTCTGCCGTATGGCGATGAGCCGGACCCTATCACCCATTTGCAAACCGTCGCGCCGCATCACGCCTTTTATCATGCCGGAATCAGCGACATTCTGACGCTGGACGAAACCATCAAGCGTAATCCGCAGGCGCTGGTCCAGCTTTGTCTTGGCGCGTTCAAAGTCGGGATGCGGGAATTTACCGCCAATGTCAGCGGCAACGATCTGGTGCGCGTCACCGGTTATATGGTGCGCCTGTCGGATCTGGCGAAATTTCGCGCCGAGGGCTCGCGCACGAATACCACCTGGCTGGGAGAAGACGCCGCACGTAATACCCGCATCCTGGAACGACAGCCACGCGTAGTCAGCCATGAACAACAGATGCGCTTTAGTCAGTAA
- the pflA_2 gene encoding pyruvate formate lyase-activating enzyme, with the protein MAQTMSVDDVLRHIRQASLFIEGITVSGGEATTQLPFIVALFTAIKADPQLQRLTCLVDSNGQLSETGWQKLLPVCDGVMLDLKAWKSECHRRLTGRDNARIKHSIRFLAARGKLAELRLLVIPGQVDYAAHIDSLAAFITSLGEVPVRLNAFHAHGVYGEAKDWPGATPQEVERLADGLRARGVTKLILPTLYL; encoded by the coding sequence ATGGCACAAACCATGAGCGTTGACGATGTGCTGCGTCATATTCGTCAAGCATCGCTGTTTATTGAAGGTATTACCGTCAGCGGCGGAGAAGCGACCACGCAATTACCCTTTATTGTGGCGCTGTTCACGGCGATCAAAGCCGATCCGCAGTTACAACGGCTGACCTGTCTGGTGGACAGTAATGGTCAGTTAAGCGAGACCGGCTGGCAAAAACTACTGCCGGTTTGCGACGGCGTAATGCTCGATCTGAAAGCCTGGAAGAGCGAGTGTCATCGCCGTCTGACCGGGCGTGATAACGCGCGTATTAAGCACAGTATCCGCTTTCTTGCCGCGCGGGGAAAACTGGCGGAGCTGCGGTTGCTGGTTATTCCCGGTCAGGTGGATTATGCGGCGCATATCGATTCACTGGCGGCGTTTATTACTTCGTTGGGCGAGGTTCCGGTACGCCTGAATGCCTTTCATGCGCATGGCGTCTATGGCGAAGCGAAAGACTGGCCAGGCGCGACGCCGCAAGAGGTGGAGCGACTGGCTGACGGATTGCGCGCGCGTGGGGTGACGAAGCTGATTTTGCCGACGTTATATTTGTAA
- the yjjV gene encoding Putative deoxyribonuclease YjjV has protein sequence MSWRFIDTHCHFDFPPFTGDERASIQRACDAGVEKIIVPATEAAHFPRVLALAARFPSLYAALGLHPIVIERHADDDPDKLQQALAQQQNVVAVGEIGLDLYRDDPQFARQERFLDTQLQLAKRYDLPVILHSRRTHDKLAMRLKRQDLPRTGVVHGFAGSLQQAERFVRLGYKIGVGGTITYPRASKTRDVMARLPLDALLLETDAPDMPLKGFQGQPNRPEQAARVFDVLCELRPESAEVIADALYRNTITLFRL, from the coding sequence ATGAGCTGGCGCTTTATCGATACACACTGCCATTTTGATTTCCCGCCCTTTACTGGCGATGAGCGCGCCAGCATTCAGCGTGCCTGTGATGCCGGGGTTGAAAAAATAATCGTACCGGCGACCGAGGCGGCTCACTTTCCCCGCGTGCTGGCGCTGGCGGCGCGTTTCCCGTCGCTTTATGCCGCGCTGGGATTGCACCCTATTGTGATTGAGCGTCATGCCGATGACGATCCTGATAAGCTGCAACAGGCGCTGGCGCAACAACAGAACGTCGTGGCGGTAGGCGAGATCGGTCTCGATCTTTATCGCGACGATCCGCAGTTCGCCAGGCAAGAGCGGTTTTTAGACACGCAACTGCAATTGGCAAAGCGCTACGATCTACCGGTCATCCTGCATTCGCGGCGCACGCATGACAAACTGGCGATGCGCTTAAAGCGCCAGGATCTGCCGCGAACCGGCGTGGTGCATGGTTTTGCCGGCAGTCTGCAACAGGCGGAACGTTTTGTGCGACTGGGCTATAAAATCGGCGTCGGCGGTACCATCACCTACCCGCGCGCCAGTAAAACCCGTGATGTCATGGCGCGGTTGCCGCTGGACGCGCTGTTGCTGGAGACCGATGCGCCGGATATGCCGCTAAAAGGTTTTCAGGGGCAGCCGAATCGCCCGGAGCAGGCGGCGCGTGTATTTGATGTGCTTTGCGAATTACGCCCGGAGTCCGCAGAGGTGATAGCCGACGCGCTGTATCGCAATACCATTACCTTGTTTCGGCTCTGA
- a CDS encoding protein yjjU, giving the protein MKNRKAEVGQRIPVTLGNIAPLSLTPFRPGRMALVCEGGGQRGIFTAGVLDEFMRAQFNPFHLYFGTSAGAQNLSAYLCNQPGYGRKVIMRYTTRREFFDPLRFVRGGNLIDLDWLVESTAARMPLQMDTAARLFDSGKSFYMCACRGDDYTPGYFSPTKQNWLDIIRASSAIPGFYRTGVALEGINYLDGGISDAIPVQEAAKRGAKTIVVIRTVPSQMYYTPQWFKRMERWLGESSLQPLVNLVQHHEMTYSAIQQFIEKPPGKLRIIEIYPPKPLHSMALGSRIPALREDYKIGRLCGRYFLATVGKLLAATPPLLRHTSRIAVPETVVVPAAPVANDTHVSEVINAPQANDTTFTGEDLA; this is encoded by the coding sequence ATGAAAAACAGGAAGGCAGAGGTGGGCCAGCGAATACCGGTTACGCTCGGCAATATTGCGCCGTTATCATTAACACCGTTCCGGCCAGGTCGTATGGCGCTGGTCTGCGAGGGTGGGGGGCAGCGGGGCATCTTTACCGCAGGCGTGCTGGATGAGTTTATGCGTGCGCAGTTTAATCCTTTCCATCTCTACTTCGGCACATCAGCCGGTGCGCAAAATCTCTCGGCGTATCTCTGCAACCAGCCCGGCTACGGGCGTAAAGTCATTATGCGCTATACCACCAGGCGCGAATTTTTTGATCCGCTGCGATTTGTGCGCGGAGGAAACCTTATCGACCTCGACTGGCTGGTGGAATCCACCGCTGCCCGGATGCCGCTGCAGATGGATACCGCAGCGCGTCTGTTCGATAGCGGAAAATCCTTTTATATGTGCGCCTGCCGGGGGGATGATTACACGCCGGGCTATTTCTCGCCGACAAAACAAAACTGGCTTGATATCATTCGCGCCTCTAGCGCCATACCGGGTTTCTACCGTACCGGCGTTGCGTTAGAGGGCATCAATTATCTGGACGGTGGCATTAGCGACGCCATTCCGGTTCAGGAAGCGGCAAAACGGGGGGCGAAAACCATTGTGGTGATCCGCACCGTACCCTCGCAAATGTATTACACGCCGCAGTGGTTTAAGCGTATGGAGCGCTGGCTGGGGGAGAGCAGTCTGCAGCCGTTGGTCAATCTGGTGCAGCATCATGAAATGACCTACAGTGCGATCCAACAGTTTATTGAAAAGCCGCCGGGTAAGTTGAGAATTATTGAAATTTATCCGCCGAAACCGCTGCACAGCATGGCGCTGGGCAGCCGTATCCCGGCGCTGCGTGAGGATTACAAAATCGGGCGATTATGCGGACGCTATTTCCTTGCCACCGTCGGTAAATTGCTTGCCGCAACGCCGCCGCTGTTGCGCCATACGTCGCGGATTGCCGTTCCGGAAACGGTGGTCGTGCCTGCGGCGCCGGTGGCTAACGATACGCATGTATCGGAAGTGATTAATGCGCCGCAGGCAAACGACACGACTTTTACCGGCGAGGATCTGGCATGA
- a CDS encoding membrane protein codes for MFRWGIIFLVIALIAAALGFGGLAGTAAGAAKIVFVVGIVLFLVSLFMGRKRP; via the coding sequence ATGTTTCGTTGGGGCATTATATTTCTGGTTATCGCGTTAATTGCCGCCGCATTGGGTTTTGGTGGACTGGCGGGTACGGCTGCCGGCGCGGCGAAAATCGTCTTCGTCGTCGGGATCGTACTCTTTCTGGTCAGCCTGTTCATGGGCCGTAAACGACCCTAG
- the osmY_2 gene encoding Osmotically inducible protein OsmY: protein MTMTRLKISKTLLAVMLTSAVATGSAFAENATTDKAQSGTETAGQKVDSSMNKVGNFMDDSAITAKVKAALVDHDNIKSTDISVETNKKVVTLSGFVESQAQAEAAVKVAKGVEGVTSVSDKLHVRDNKEGSVKGYAGDTATTSEVKAKLLADDLVPSRKVKVETTDGVVQLSGTVETQEQSDRAESIAKAVDGVKSVKNDLKVQ from the coding sequence ATGACTATGACAAGACTGAAGATTTCTAAAACTCTGCTGGCCGTAATGTTGACCTCTGCTGTTGCGACAGGTTCTGCCTTTGCAGAAAACGCAACAACGGACAAGGCGCAAAGCGGAACCGAAACCGCGGGGCAAAAAGTCGATAGCTCTATGAATAAAGTCGGTAACTTCATGGATGACAGCGCTATCACCGCGAAAGTAAAAGCTGCGCTGGTAGACCATGACAATATTAAAAGTACCGATATTTCTGTCGAAACCAATAAGAAAGTCGTCACTCTGAGCGGCTTTGTGGAAAGCCAGGCGCAGGCTGAAGCCGCCGTGAAAGTGGCGAAAGGCGTAGAAGGCGTGACCTCCGTTAGCGACAAACTTCACGTTCGCGACAATAAAGAAGGTTCCGTGAAAGGCTATGCCGGCGATACGGCCACCACCAGTGAAGTCAAAGCTAAGCTGCTGGCGGACGATCTCGTCCCTTCCCGTAAAGTGAAAGTAGAAACGACCGATGGCGTCGTACAGCTCTCCGGTACCGTTGAAACTCAGGAACAAAGCGACCGCGCTGAAAGCATCGCGAAAGCCGTTGATGGCGTAAAAAGTGTTAAAAACGATCTGAAAGTTCAGTAA
- the prfC gene encoding peptide chain release factor 3, with product MTLSPYLQEVAKRRTFAIISHPDAGKTTITEKVLLFGQAIQTAGTVKGRGSSQHAKSDWMEMEKQRGISITTSVMQFPYHDCLVNLLDTPGHEDFSEDTYRTLTAVDCCLMVIDAAKGVEDRTRKLMEVTRLRDTPILTFMNKLDRDIRDPMELLDEVENELKIGCAPITWPIGCGKLFKGVYHLYKDETYLYQTGKGHTIQEVRVVKGLNNPDLDAAVGEDLAQQLRDELELVQGASNEFDEELFLAGEITPVFFGTALGNFGVDHMLDGLVAWAPAPMPRQTDTRTVEASEEKFTGFVFKIQANMDPKHRDRVAFMRVVSGKYEKGMKLRQVRTGKDVVISDALTFMAGDRSHVEEAYPGDILGLHNHGTIQIGDTFTQGEMMKFTGIPNFAPELFRRIRLKDPLKQKQLLKGLVQLSEEGAVQVFRPISNNDLIVGAVGVLQFDVVVARLKSEYNVEAIYESVNVATARWVESADAKKFEEFKRKNETQLALDGGDNLTYIAPTMVNLNLTQERYPDVQFRKTREH from the coding sequence ATGACGTTGTCTCCTTATTTGCAAGAGGTGGCCAAACGCCGCACGTTTGCCATCATTTCTCACCCGGACGCCGGTAAAACCACTATTACCGAAAAAGTGTTGCTGTTCGGACAGGCGATTCAGACCGCCGGTACGGTAAAAGGCCGTGGTTCCAGCCAACATGCGAAATCTGACTGGATGGAGATGGAAAAACAGCGTGGTATCTCCATTACCACCTCCGTGATGCAGTTCCCGTATCACGATTGCCTGGTGAACCTGCTGGATACCCCAGGGCACGAAGACTTTTCTGAAGATACTTACCGTACTCTGACGGCGGTAGACTGTTGTCTGATGGTTATCGACGCCGCGAAAGGCGTAGAAGACCGTACCCGTAAGCTGATGGAAGTCACCCGTCTGCGTGATACGCCGATCCTGACCTTTATGAACAAACTCGACCGTGACATCCGCGACCCGATGGAGCTGCTGGATGAAGTGGAAAACGAGCTGAAAATCGGCTGCGCGCCGATCACCTGGCCGATTGGCTGCGGTAAGCTGTTCAAGGGCGTTTATCACCTTTATAAAGATGAGACTTATCTGTATCAGACCGGTAAGGGCCACACCATTCAGGAAGTGCGCGTCGTTAAAGGGCTGAATAACCCGGATCTGGATGCCGCCGTGGGTGAAGATCTGGCGCAGCAACTGCGCGATGAGCTGGAGCTGGTGCAGGGCGCGTCTAACGAGTTTGATGAAGAGCTGTTCCTGGCGGGCGAAATTACCCCGGTATTTTTCGGTACTGCGCTCGGTAACTTTGGCGTTGACCATATGCTGGATGGTTTAGTGGCGTGGGCGCCCGCGCCGATGCCGCGTCAAACCGATACCCGTACGGTGGAAGCCTCGGAAGAGAAGTTCACCGGTTTTGTCTTTAAAATTCAGGCCAATATGGACCCGAAACACCGCGACCGCGTGGCGTTTATGCGCGTGGTATCCGGTAAGTATGAGAAGGGCATGAAGCTACGCCAGGTCCGTACCGGTAAAGATGTGGTGATTTCCGACGCGTTAACTTTTATGGCGGGCGACCGTTCGCACGTTGAAGAAGCGTACCCGGGTGATATTTTGGGTCTGCATAACCACGGCACCATTCAGATCGGCGATACCTTCACCCAGGGCGAGATGATGAAGTTTACCGGTATTCCGAACTTTGCGCCGGAACTGTTCCGTCGTATTCGCCTGAAAGATCCGCTGAAGCAGAAGCAGCTACTGAAAGGGCTGGTGCAGCTTTCTGAAGAGGGGGCGGTGCAGGTATTCCGTCCTATCTCCAACAACGATCTGATTGTCGGCGCCGTGGGCGTTCTGCAGTTTGATGTTGTTGTCGCGCGTCTGAAGAGCGAATACAACGTTGAGGCGATTTATGAATCCGTCAACGTGGCGACGGCGCGCTGGGTTGAAAGCGCCGATGCGAAGAAATTCGAAGAGTTTAAGCGTAAGAATGAAACGCAACTGGCGCTGGATGGCGGCGACAACCTCACCTATATCGCCCCAACGATGGTTAACCTGAACCTGACCCAGGAACGTTACCCCGACGTTCAGTTCCGTAAAACGCGCGAACACTGA